The Gordonia mangrovi genome includes the window GATCATCACCCAGCGCGGCGAACACGACGAGCGCCTGCCGATGTCGCAGGCGGCGGTGTACCGGTGGTGCGGACTACATGCTCGCTACATCGTGAGCTGGTGTCGCCGGCACGGGCATTCGGACGTGCTGGGAACGCTGCCGAGCTGATCAGCGGGCGGCGTCATCGCGTGCGGCGGGTCCATCGCCGATGGTCACCCCCTGCAGCGTCCACCAGAACACCAGTCCGGTCGCGATCGATCCGGCCGCGGAACCGACGAGCGCGCCGAGGAAGTACCGGTACTCCGCCGAAGCGTCGATCGGTCCGGCGAGCCAGGTGAGGACCCAGAGCGCGAGGCCGCCGACGAGGGCGACCACGAACAGCACCGACCAGAACGCGACGACGGCGCGGTGACCGATCGGACGCCCGGGTGGTTCGGCGACGGTGATGCGCAGGTATCCCATCCGCACGCCGATCACACACACGAGGCAGGCGATGACGAGGGCCACCGCATCGGCGGCGAGGGTGTCGGAGAAGCGGTGCCACTTCGCGGTGATGGTGTAGGCGCCGACGCCGATGGCCCACGGCATCACCACCAGCGCGACGAGCGCGCGCAGGCGGAACGGCGTGACCAGCAGCACGCCGAAGAGGATGGTCATCGCCGCGGTGGTGTGGCCGCTCGGCAGGCTGTTCTGTAGGTACTGCGGGTAGGCGTCGATCAGTTCGGGCCGCGCCAGAACAAAGCTCTTGAGGACCTGTGTGACGACCTGACCGGCGACGATGATGACAAGTGCGGCGAGCCCGACCCACGACCGGCGTCGGATCACGGCGAACACGAGCAGCGCCAGCATCGCGATCACCATCGAGGTGATGGTGATGGTGCCCAGTACCGAATCGGCCTGCACCGTCATCGCCCGGCCCGCCTGGTCGGCGCCGCGCAGTGCGGCGTTCTCGATCGTCTGACCGGTGATCGTGCGCACGGCGAGGACGTAGGTCGCCACACCGATCGCGATGGCGAGCACGCCGACCACGATCCAGCGAACCACCGTGCGCGGTGGCCGTGCCGGGGCCGCGTCTGAGGCGGTGGCGATTCCCCCCGCCGAGTCCCCCGCCGAGTCGTCTTTCGCGTCGTCCGTCGAGCCGTCCAGCAAGTCCGTGCCTCCCAGGGTCCGGATTTCAGTTTCGCACGGGACGGCGACGACAAACGTCCCCGTCAGCGTGATCCGGGGGATAGATATGTATCCCCTCGGACCCCGCTGACGGGGACGATCTCAGTCAGTGACCGCGGCGGGTGTCGGTCAGCCCTGGATGAACGCCTCGAGCTGCGCGCGCGCGACGTCGTCGGCGAGCTGCTGCGGCGGGGACTTCATCAGGTAGGACGAGGCCGGCAGGATCGGGCCGCCGATGCCGCGGTCCTTGGCGATCTTGGCGGCACGCACGGCGTCGATGATGATGCCGGCCGAGTTGGGGGAGTCCCACACCTCGAGCTTGTACTCGAGGTTCAGCGGGACGTCGCCGAAGGCGCGGCCTTCGAGGCGGACGTAGGCCCACTTGCGGTCGTCGAGCCACTCGACGTGATCGGAGGGGCCGATGTGGACGTTCTTGTCCTCGACCTTGCCGGCCAGCGAGCCGGTCAGGTTGGACGTCACGGCCTGGGTCTTGGAGACCTTCTTCGACTCCAGACGCTCACGCTCGAGCATGTTCTTGAAGTCCATGTTGCCGCCGACGTTGAGCTGGTAGGTGCGGTCGAGGGTGACGCCGCGGTCCTCGAACAGCTTCGCCATCACGCGGTGGGTGATGGTGGCGCCGACCTGGCTCTTGATGTCGTCACCGACGATCGGGACACCGGCGTCGATGAACTTCTGCGCCCACTCCGGATCGGAGGCGATGAACACCGGCAGCGCGTTGACGAACGCGACGTTCGCGTCGATCGCGCACTGGGCGTAGAACTTGTCGGCCTGATCCGAGCCGACCGGCAGGTAGGACACGAGGACGTCGACCTCGGCGTCCTTCAGTGCCTGGACCACGTCGACTCCGTCGCCGTCGGCCTCGGTGATGGTCTCGCGGTAGTACTTGCCGAGCCCGTCGAGTGTCTGGCCGCGCTGCACGGTGACGCCGGTCGGCGGCACGTCGGCGATCTTGATGGTGTTGTTCTCGCTCGCGAAGATCGCGTCGGACAGGTCGAAGCCGACCTTCTTGGCGTCGACGTCGAACGCGGCGACGAACTCGACGTCGCGCACGTGGTACGGACCGAACTTCACGTGCATCAGGCCGGGGACGGTGGAGTTCTCGTCGGCGTCCTTGTAGTACTGCACGCCTTGAACCAAGGATGAAGCGCAGTTTCCTACGCCCACAATGGCCACGCGCACCTTATTGGGCTCACCCATGGTCGGGCTCTCCTTCTGATCGCGGCGCCGCAGTTCGTTGCGTCACCGGTGTTTTCTCTTGGTGGGTTTCTTCTCGCCCCCCGTCGCGGGACGGCTCTGAGCCCGCGACGCGGAAGTCGGTGTCGGCGGTGTCGATCAGCGGATCCCGTTCGGGATCGGTCAGATCGTCGCCGTCGTGATCGCCCGAGGCCTCGGCAGCGATCAGTTCGTTGAGCCAGCGCACCTCGCGCTCGCTCGATTCGAGGCTGAGTTGGTGCAGTTGACGGGTATAGCGGTCGACGGCCCGGTTGGAGCGGCCGACGATCTCACGCAATCCCTCCCGGCGTTCCTCCACCTGTCGGCGGCGGCCCTCCAGGATGCGCATCCGCGCCACGGCGGGGGTGCGGCTGAAGAACGCGAGATGTACACCGAAACCGTCGTCGGTGTAGTTCTGCGGACCGGTGTCGGCGACGAGCTCGCTGAACCGTTCGCGTCCCTTGTCGGTGAGTTGATACACCCGACGGCCGCGGCGCACCTTGACCGCGGTCGGCGCAGTGGCCTCGTCGATGAGACCGTCGGCCTGCATCCGTCGCAGCGTCGGATACAGCGACCCGTAGGAGAACGCGCGAAACGCGCCGAGCAACCCGGTCAACCGTTTACGCAGCTCATAGCCGTGCATCGGAGCTTCCAGCAGCAATCCGAGAACAGCGAGCTCCAACATCGGCGCTCACTCCCTTCTCGATCCATTGCCTGTTTCCGCCGGGCGTCCGTGACGACCACCGCAAGGCGAGACGATGTGTTCGACAACTCTGACGCCACAACACCTCGCCGCGATGTGATTACCAATGTATCGCACCGATATATTCGTCGTCTACAGCGGGCTCGCGCTCCCAGAGGCTCCAGCCGCCCGCCCTGTCACGACACGGTGCCGATGGGGATGACGGTCACACCCACAGTCGTGGGGGTGAGCACGTACCCTTGAACCCGTGCAACGCCAGATCGTCGACTACGCCCTGCAGCGCAGGTCGCGGCTGTCCGAGGTCCATTCCGGACGGACCGCCGTGGCCGATGTCTGCGATGCGAGTCCGTATCTGCTGCGGGCCGCGAAGTTCCACGGCCGCCCGTCGCCGACCCTGTGCCCGATCTGCCGAAAGGAGCCGGTCACCCTGGTGTCCTGGGTCTTCGGTGAGAAACTGGGGCAGGTGTCGGGGTCGGCGCGTACCAACGACGAGATCGCCCGGCTCGACACCACCGCCGAGGAATTCTCGGTACACGTGGTGGAGGTGTGCCGCACGTGTAGCTGGAACCATTTGGTGCAGTCGTACGTTGCCGGCTTGCCGCCACGTTCGTCGCGTTCGCGCCGGGTCGCCAAGTAGCGCCGGGTGCGCCGCGCCGGTGTGGGCCGCGGCCCCACCGTCGGCTGAGGGTCGTGGAACTTTGCCCTAACGCCGTTCGTAGGTCACAGTAGGGTAACGGGCTGGGTGACCGGCGGAATGACGGAGACGGATAGTGAACAGCGCTGACACGGTCGTGCGCGCAGATCGGATGGTTGGACCATGAGTACACGCGGTACATCGCCCGCCGGCGGTGGACGTAGGGCTCGCTCCTCCGCCGACGACCCGCGCCGCAAGCGGCAGAAATGGCTCGCGGTCGGACTCGGCGCCGTCGGCGCCATCGTGCCCGCGGTGGCCCTGATCGGCATTGTCGCCTTCATGCTCACCTACGTCGGTGCGTCGGTGCCCGCGCCCGGCGACATCAAGCAGAATCAGGTCGCGACCATCCTGACCTCCAACGGCCAGACCATCGCGCGCGTGGTGCCCGAGGAGGGCAACCGCACCGACGTCAAGATCGAGGACATCCCCCAGTCGGTCCAGGACGCGGTGATCGCCGCCGAGGACCGCGAGTTCGAGAGCAACTCCGGCTTCTCCATCCGTGGCCTGTCGCGCGCGGCGATCGGACAGGTCACCGGAAACGGTGGTGAGGCCGGCGGTGGATCGACCATCACTCAGCAATACGTCAAGAACGCACTCGTCGGTGACGAGCACAGTTACGAGCGCAAGTTCAAAGAACTCGCGATCGCGACCAAGATGTCGAACGAGTGGTCCAAGGACGACATCATGGCCGCCTACCTCAACACCATCTACTTCGGCCGTGGTGCCTACGGTGTGGCTGCCGCATCCCAGGCGTATTTCCGCAAGGATCTGAGCAAGATCACCACCGAGGAGGCCGCGGTGCTCGCGGCCGCGATTCGCTCGCCGTCGTACTACGACCCGGAGATCAACCGGGAGGCCGCCGAGGCGCGCTGGAATTATGTGCTCGACGGCATGGTCAGCACCGGTGCGCTCGCGCCCACCGATCGTGCGGCGATGCAGTACCCGAAGGTGCCGGCGGCCCGCGCGCAAGGGGACGACACGCCGGGGGCGAACGGCTTGATCAAGCGGCAGGTACTCGCCGAGCTCGGTGAGCTCAACATCTCCGAGCAGCAGGTCCGCACCGAGGGACTCAAGATCACCACCACCATCGATCCGAAGGTGCAGCGCTCGGTGGTCGCAGCGGCCAACGGCAAACTCGAGGGGGAGCCGAAGAAGCTGCGGACCTCAGTGGTCTCCATCGACCCGCGTACCGGCGGAGTGCAGGGCTACTTCGGCGGCAACGACGCCACCGGCTGGGACTACGCACAGGCTGGGCTGCAGACCGGGTCGTCATTCAAGGTGTTCGCCCTCGTCGCTGCGCTGGAGCAGGATATCCCGCTGTCCAAGACGTACAGCTCGGCACCCTACTCCGCGCCGGGTGGGCTGACCGTGGAGAACTCCGACGGCGAGAGCTGCGGGTCCTGCAACCTGGCGACGGCGATGAAGATGTCGCTCAACACCGTCTACTACCGCCTGATGATGGACCTCGACGGCCAGGCACAAGCGGTCGCCGACGCCGCACATCAGGCCGGCGTCGCCGAGAGCTTCGGCACCATCGAGCACACGCTGCAGGAAGCCAACGGGGGTGTCGAGGGTGGCGTGGTGCTCGGCCAGTACCCGTCGCGGGTCATCGACATGGCCTCGGCGTATGCGACTCTCGCCGCATCCGGCGTGTACCGCGAGCCGTACTTCGTGCAGAAGGTGGAGACCTCCGATGGCGAAGTACTCTTCGACCGCCAGCCCAACAAGGGCGAACGCGTCTTCGAGGCGAAGGTGGCCGACAACGTGAGCGCCGCGCTCGAGCCGATCGCGTCCTACTCCAACGGCCACGCGCTCTACGACCCGAGCCTCGGATCACGTCCGTCGGCGTCCAAGACCGGTACCGCACAGCTCGGTGACACCGGACAGAACAAGGATGCGTGGATGGTCGGCTACACGCCGCAACTGTCCACCGCGGTATGGGTCGGTACCGACGAGGGCACCGCGATCACCAACTACGCCGGCTCCTCGATCTACGGCAGCATGCTGCCGTCGGATATCTGGCAGGCCGCCATGAACGGTGCGCTGGAAGGTAAGCCGATCCAGGACTTCCCGGAGCCCGACGCCGTGGGCGGTCAGGCCGGTGTGCCCTACGAGCCGCCGCCGGTGACCTACGACCCGGACACTCGGGAGACGGAGTCGCCCGACGATGAGGGGCCGTCACGCCGGTTCCCCGGCAACGGTGACGGCAACCTGACCCTGGCGCCCGGCGTCACCATCCCACTACCGGGCAACGCCGCACCGGGTGGTGGTGGCAACTCCGGGAATTCGGGCGGCAACTCCGGTGGCAACCCGGGCGGTGACTCGGGCGGCGGCAATACCGGCGGTGACGACTACACCGGTGGTGGCGGGACCGGCGACGGCACAACAGGAGGCGGCTACCAGGACGGTTTCGGTGGCGACATCCCGGAACCCCCACCGCTGAACTGAGCCGACACCGACCGTGGCAGAGGAGAACTCGAACGAACCGGGCTCCCCCGGTGACCCGTGGGCGGTGACCGCCGACCGCGATCGTGACCGCGACCCCGACTGGGAGTCCGCGGCCGTCCTCGCCGAGGACCCGCGCGTCGATCACACCCGGGTGTTGCCGAGCCGCACCGATGTCGTCGCCCGAGAGGCGTCGACCGTGGTGGGCGGACCGGTGGGACGGCATGCCGCGGTCGGTCGCAGCCGGGCATGGACACCGATCCGGGTGCTGTTCCTGCTCGCGCTGTGCGCGTTGGCGGTGAGCTGGTTCGGCAAGGCGAGCTGTCTGCAGCAGGCACCCGCCGACGAGAACTCCCCCGCCGGAGCAGAACTGCGGCTCGACTGGGACGATCAGCGCCAGTACACCAACCTCTGCTACTCCGATGTGATCGGACTGTTCGGAGCCGAACGCCTCAACGAGGGCGCCTTCCCGTACCGCACCTTCTGGTACGAGCAGGGCCCCGACGGACAGCAGATCAAGCGGTACATGGAGTATCCGGTCATCACCGGCATGTACATGTACGGCATGGCGACGGTCGCGCGCGCCTGGCTGTCGGCGCACGAGAAGTGGGGTGTGCCGGCCGCTCTCGACGTCGTGCTGTTCTTCGACCTCGCGGCCCTCGGACTCGCCCTGTTCTGGCTGGTCACCATCTGGGCCACCGCGCTCACCGCGCGCCGCCGGATCTGGGCGGCCTGGATCGCCGCACTCTCACCGCTGGTGCTGGTGCACGCCTTCACCAACTTCGACGCCATCGCCACCGCCATGGTCGCCCTCGCCATCCTGTGCTGGGCCCGTCGGAAGCCGTGGCTGGCCGGTCTGTTCATCGGATTGGGCACCGCCGCGAAGCTGTATCCGGTGCTGCTGCTCGGGGTGCTGCTCGTCCTGTGTCTGCGCTCGGCACGGTTACGGGAGTTCGCGCAGACCGCGGCGACCGCCGTACTGGTGTGGGTGGCGGTCAATCTGCCGATCCTCATCCTCTATCCGCAGGGCTGGTGGGAGTTCTTCCGCTACAACTCCGAACGCGCCGCCGAAGCCGACAGTCTTTATCGCGTGATCAGCGCGGCGACCGGATTCCAGTGGAACGTCACGGTTCTCAATGCGGTGTCGCTCGGTGTGCTGGGGCTCGTCGCGCTTGGGGTGGGCGCGGTCGCACTCGGTGCGCCACAACGACCGCGATTGGCGCAGTTGGCGTTCCTGCTGGTCGCCGGTTTCCTGCTGGTGAACAAGGTGTGGAGTCCGCAGTACTCCCTGTGGCTGGTGCCGCTGGCGGTGCTCGCGATTCCGCACACCAGGTTGCTGTTCGCCTGGATGATCGTGGACGCCCTGGTGTGGGTACCCCGGATGTCGCTGTACCTGGATGCCGATCGGCGCTGGCTGCCCGACGAATGGTTCACCGTCGTCATCGTGTTGCGCGCCCTGATGGTGATCGGGTTGTGCGTGGTGGTGCTGTGGCAGATCTGGCACCCCGCCGACGACCTGATGCGCAATCCCCGCCGCGACGCCCGCGACCCCGGGCCCGAACACCTGCTCGACGACCCCGCCGGCGGCGTCCTCGACGGCGCCCCGGATCGATTCACCCTGCGCGGCGTGCGTCGCCCGCGCCGCGGCGTGGACGACTCGGTCCATCGCCCGCCGCCGCCCCCATCCTCGGATCTCACGCCGACGGCACCCTGAATCCCGCCGACAGAACCCGCAATCCCGCCGACGGAACCCGGTTTCGCGTCGACAGCATCCCCCGCGAGCCTGCGACGTCGGCGGTCAGGCCGGACACTAGGATCGGTCCATGGCACGCGGCGGCTCGAGACGAGCACGCGCGGGACGTAAGCGGCAACGCCGGATGCGCCTCGCCGACAACGACCTCAGCGCGGCGCAGTGGCAGCAGATCAAGGCCGCCTGGGGCGGCTGCGCGTACTGTGGCCGCACCGACACCGTCCTCCAGCGCGACTGCGTCCAGCCGCTGTCGGTGGGCGGCCGCTACACCGAACTCAACGTGGTGCCGGCCTGCCAGTCCTGCAATGCCAGCAAGTGCAACACCGAGGTGACTTCCTGGATGCGGCGCAAGGGTCTCGACGAGGAGTTGTTCCTCCGGCGACTGGTCAGCATCCGGGCGTCGCGGGTCGCGGTACCGGACCCGTCGGCCGACGCATTTCCGTAGGGTGCGCACCATGGGTGACGTACAAGCACTGGTGGCACATCAGGACGACGACGGCAACATCGACCTCGTCCACGAAACCGTCGAGGAGAGCTTCCTGCCCGACGGCGACGTGGAGATCGCCGTCGAGTATTCGGGCGTGAACTTCAAGGATGCCCTCGCGGTGACCCCCAAAGGTGGTGTCGCGCGATCCTATCCGCTGATCCCCGGTATCGATCTCACTGGTACCGTCCGGTCGAGTACCTCGCCGGAGTTCTCCGCCGGTGACGTGGTGGTGGCGCACGGTTACGACATCGGCACCGGCCGCCACGGCGGCTACGCCGACACCGCCCGACTGCCCGCCGACATGGTGGTCAAACTGACCGGACTCTCGGCCAAGGATGCCGCCGCCATCGGCACCGCCGGGTTCACCGCCGCGATGAGCGTCGAGGCGCTGACCGCCCACGGCATCACCCCGTCCGACGGACCGGTGCTCGTCACCGGCGCCACCGGCGGGGTGGGCAGCGTCAGCGTCGACCTGCTCGCTGCCGCCGGGTTCGAGGTGATCGCCTCCACCGGCAAGTCCGATGCCACCGACCTGCTACGCACCCTCGGCGCCACCGAGATCATCGGCCGCCTCCCCGAGGAGGGCGAGAAGGTCCGTGCGCTCGGCAAGACTCGCTGGGCCGCCGTCGTCGACTGTGTCGGCGGCACCACCCTCGCGTACGCGCTGAGCACGCTGGCCTACGGCGGTGTGGTAGCCGCATCCGGACTCGCCGGCAGCGCCGACCTCCCCACGACGGTCCACCCGTTCATCCTGCGCGGGGTCACGCTGGCCGGTATCGATTCGGTGCAGTTGCCCATCGTCAACCGTCGCGCGCTGTGGGCCAAACTCGAAGGTGAACTCAAGCCCCGTCACCTCGACGACGTGACCACCGACGTCGCGGTGACCGCACTGCCGAAGTCGATCAAGACGATCCTCTCCGGCGGCGTCACGGGACGTACGCGGGTCATCGTCGCCGGCGAATTCTGAACCAACGTGTAGCCGCGTGGCCGAGAGGACGGCACGTGTTGGATACCCAGAAGTATTCGATACTTGCGAGTATCCGATACTCATGAGTATCGTGTCGGCGTGATCAACCATCTGCCGACTACTGCTCGGATGAACCCCGGGTTCCGACGATGACCGGACCCGTTGCCCGCGTGCCTCGAGAGGAAGTACGGCGACGTCTGTTCGACGCCGCGGTGTCGGTATTCGCTGAACGCGGCTACGCCGGCGCGCGGATGGATGAGATCGCGCGCGTCGCCGGTTTCACCAAAGGGGCCGTGTATTCGAACTTCTCGAGCAAACACGCGCTCCTTGCCGAGTTGATCGAGGACAAGGCCCGCACGCAGCTCGTGGTGGGCAACGTGGAAGTCCGTGCGCAGAATCGTCCGCACGCCGCACTGGAGGACATCGCCGAGGTCTGGGCGCGGGGCATCGTGGAGCAGGAGGCCTGGACCCGGCTGCTCACCGAGATCGCCCAGCTCGCGGCCCGTGATCCCGAGGTGCGGGAACTGTATGCGCCTGTGCGACGTGGGCTACGCACCGAACTCGCCGACACACTCAGGGCCGCAGCGGAGGAGTTGGGTATCGAGATCACCGTGCCGGTCGAACAGCTTGCCCTGACGTTGCAGGCGCTACGTCTCGGACTCGCGCTCGAACACGGCACCGATCCCGATCGGGTTGATCGGGCCACTCTCACGGCGGTATTCACCGCCACATTGCGCGGGGTCTTCCGCCATACGTCGAGCGCAGCTGACCTACGTACCGAATCGGCCACGCCGCGTGAGGAATCAGAATGAGACCACGACACAACGGAGCTTCGAGAACCACTCGGCGAACCGTCCTCGGAGTGGCGATCACCGTGATGGCATTGCTGTGGACCATCGTCTGTTCGTCGGCCGCAGCCGCAACCCCACGTCTTCCGATCACCTCGCTCGACGAGGCAGCGACCGCTGCTTACACCTATACGTACCCGCTGGTCTCGATGGAGGTGACGCGGCGGCAGAACACGAATGTGCCCGTTCCGATCCCGGCGATCGGTATCGCGCCGACAAACCAACTCGGATCGAAGGACAACCTGCCGGACGCGAGCTTCAAGGGTGTGGTCCGGACCAACGTCGACACCCTGTACACGTCGATGCTCTATGACGTGGCCGCCGAACCCATCGTCATCAGCGTTCCGGACATGGGCGACCGATATCACGTCTTCTCCATCATGGACATGTGGACCGACACCACTGCGGCCCCGGGCTCCCGCACGGTCGGTGACGGGCAGGCGTACCGGTTCGCGATCGTCGGGCCGAATTGGAAAGGCACACTGCCCGCCGGAATCCGTGAATACCGGATGGCGACGGACACCGGGTGGATGATCGGCCGGATCCAGGTGAACGAGCCCAACGACATCCCCGCTGTGCAGGGGTTGCAGCGTCAGCTCTCGGCGGTCCCGCTCAGCTCTCTGGGACGTCCGTACCTCCCGCTTCCCAACACCGACCTCCACCCGGAGTGGCCCCGCAACGTGAAGGTCGGCGACTACATCGCCGCATTGTCTCCCCAGGAGTACTGGGATCTGTACTACGAGGCCCGATCTCATACC containing:
- a CDS encoding phosphatase PAP2 family protein; the encoded protein is MLDGSTDDAKDDSAGDSAGGIATASDAAPARPPRTVVRWIVVGVLAIAIGVATYVLAVRTITGQTIENAALRGADQAGRAMTVQADSVLGTITITSMVIAMLALLVFAVIRRRSWVGLAALVIIVAGQVVTQVLKSFVLARPELIDAYPQYLQNSLPSGHTTAAMTILFGVLLVTPFRLRALVALVVMPWAIGVGAYTITAKWHRFSDTLAADAVALVIACLVCVIGVRMGYLRITVAEPPGRPIGHRAVVAFWSVLFVVALVGGLALWVLTWLAGPIDASAEYRYFLGALVGSAAGSIATGLVFWWTLQGVTIGDGPAARDDAAR
- a CDS encoding inositol-3-phosphate synthase, which translates into the protein MGEPNKVRVAIVGVGNCASSLVQGVQYYKDADENSTVPGLMHVKFGPYHVRDVEFVAAFDVDAKKVGFDLSDAIFASENNTIKIADVPPTGVTVQRGQTLDGLGKYYRETITEADGDGVDVVQALKDAEVDVLVSYLPVGSDQADKFYAQCAIDANVAFVNALPVFIASDPEWAQKFIDAGVPIVGDDIKSQVGATITHRVMAKLFEDRGVTLDRTYQLNVGGNMDFKNMLERERLESKKVSKTQAVTSNLTGSLAGKVEDKNVHIGPSDHVEWLDDRKWAYVRLEGRAFGDVPLNLEYKLEVWDSPNSAGIIIDAVRAAKIAKDRGIGGPILPASSYLMKSPPQQLADDVARAQLEAFIQG
- a CDS encoding PadR family transcriptional regulator, with product MLELAVLGLLLEAPMHGYELRKRLTGLLGAFRAFSYGSLYPTLRRMQADGLIDEATAPTAVKVRRGRRVYQLTDKGRERFSELVADTGPQNYTDDGFGVHLAFFSRTPAVARMRILEGRRRQVEERREGLREIVGRSNRAVDRYTRQLHQLSLESSEREVRWLNELIAAEASGDHDGDDLTDPERDPLIDTADTDFRVAGSEPSRDGGREETHQEKTPVTQRTAAPRSEGEPDHG
- a CDS encoding DUF5318 family protein: MQRQIVDYALQRRSRLSEVHSGRTAVADVCDASPYLLRAAKFHGRPSPTLCPICRKEPVTLVSWVFGEKLGQVSGSARTNDEIARLDTTAEEFSVHVVEVCRTCSWNHLVQSYVAGLPPRSSRSRRVAK
- a CDS encoding transglycosylase domain-containing protein — translated: MSTRGTSPAGGGRRARSSADDPRRKRQKWLAVGLGAVGAIVPAVALIGIVAFMLTYVGASVPAPGDIKQNQVATILTSNGQTIARVVPEEGNRTDVKIEDIPQSVQDAVIAAEDREFESNSGFSIRGLSRAAIGQVTGNGGEAGGGSTITQQYVKNALVGDEHSYERKFKELAIATKMSNEWSKDDIMAAYLNTIYFGRGAYGVAAASQAYFRKDLSKITTEEAAVLAAAIRSPSYYDPEINREAAEARWNYVLDGMVSTGALAPTDRAAMQYPKVPAARAQGDDTPGANGLIKRQVLAELGELNISEQQVRTEGLKITTTIDPKVQRSVVAAANGKLEGEPKKLRTSVVSIDPRTGGVQGYFGGNDATGWDYAQAGLQTGSSFKVFALVAALEQDIPLSKTYSSAPYSAPGGLTVENSDGESCGSCNLATAMKMSLNTVYYRLMMDLDGQAQAVADAAHQAGVAESFGTIEHTLQEANGGVEGGVVLGQYPSRVIDMASAYATLAASGVYREPYFVQKVETSDGEVLFDRQPNKGERVFEAKVADNVSAALEPIASYSNGHALYDPSLGSRPSASKTGTAQLGDTGQNKDAWMVGYTPQLSTAVWVGTDEGTAITNYAGSSIYGSMLPSDIWQAAMNGALEGKPIQDFPEPDAVGGQAGVPYEPPPVTYDPDTRETESPDDEGPSRRFPGNGDGNLTLAPGVTIPLPGNAAPGGGGNSGNSGGNSGGNPGGDSGGGNTGGDDYTGGGGTGDGTTGGGYQDGFGGDIPEPPPLN
- a CDS encoding glycosyltransferase family 87 protein; the encoded protein is MTADRDRDRDPDWESAAVLAEDPRVDHTRVLPSRTDVVAREASTVVGGPVGRHAAVGRSRAWTPIRVLFLLALCALAVSWFGKASCLQQAPADENSPAGAELRLDWDDQRQYTNLCYSDVIGLFGAERLNEGAFPYRTFWYEQGPDGQQIKRYMEYPVITGMYMYGMATVARAWLSAHEKWGVPAALDVVLFFDLAALGLALFWLVTIWATALTARRRIWAAWIAALSPLVLVHAFTNFDAIATAMVALAILCWARRKPWLAGLFIGLGTAAKLYPVLLLGVLLVLCLRSARLREFAQTAATAVLVWVAVNLPILILYPQGWWEFFRYNSERAAEADSLYRVISAATGFQWNVTVLNAVSLGVLGLVALGVGAVALGAPQRPRLAQLAFLLVAGFLLVNKVWSPQYSLWLVPLAVLAIPHTRLLFAWMIVDALVWVPRMSLYLDADRRWLPDEWFTVVIVLRALMVIGLCVVVLWQIWHPADDLMRNPRRDARDPGPEHLLDDPAGGVLDGAPDRFTLRGVRRPRRGVDDSVHRPPPPPSSDLTPTAP
- a CDS encoding HNH endonuclease, encoding MARGGSRRARAGRKRQRRMRLADNDLSAAQWQQIKAAWGGCAYCGRTDTVLQRDCVQPLSVGGRYTELNVVPACQSCNASKCNTEVTSWMRRKGLDEELFLRRLVSIRASRVAVPDPSADAFP
- a CDS encoding acrylyl-CoA reductase family protein, translated to MGDVQALVAHQDDDGNIDLVHETVEESFLPDGDVEIAVEYSGVNFKDALAVTPKGGVARSYPLIPGIDLTGTVRSSTSPEFSAGDVVVAHGYDIGTGRHGGYADTARLPADMVVKLTGLSAKDAAAIGTAGFTAAMSVEALTAHGITPSDGPVLVTGATGGVGSVSVDLLAAAGFEVIASTGKSDATDLLRTLGATEIIGRLPEEGEKVRALGKTRWAAVVDCVGGTTLAYALSTLAYGGVVAASGLAGSADLPTTVHPFILRGVTLAGIDSVQLPIVNRRALWAKLEGELKPRHLDDVTTDVAVTALPKSIKTILSGGVTGRTRVIVAGEF
- a CDS encoding TetR/AcrR family transcriptional regulator, giving the protein MTGPVARVPREEVRRRLFDAAVSVFAERGYAGARMDEIARVAGFTKGAVYSNFSSKHALLAELIEDKARTQLVVGNVEVRAQNRPHAALEDIAEVWARGIVEQEAWTRLLTEIAQLAARDPEVRELYAPVRRGLRTELADTLRAAAEELGIEITVPVEQLALTLQALRLGLALEHGTDPDRVDRATLTAVFTATLRGVFRHTSSAADLRTESATPREESE
- a CDS encoding DUF1254 domain-containing protein, producing MAITVMALLWTIVCSSAAAATPRLPITSLDEAATAAYTYTYPLVSMEVTRRQNTNVPVPIPAIGIAPTNQLGSKDNLPDASFKGVVRTNVDTLYTSMLYDVAAEPIVISVPDMGDRYHVFSIMDMWTDTTAAPGSRTVGDGQAYRFAIVGPNWKGTLPAGIREYRMATDTGWMIGRIQVNEPNDIPAVQGLQRQLSAVPLSSLGRPYLPLPNTDLHPEWPRNVKVGDYIAALSPQEYWDLYYEARSHTQTRPGDEELLADLARYGWSPNHRLDLASLSAADRAVWTKAWPATRGRLDFANTTPQVDGWRTPVENIGAYGTDYLARAVTAARLLGANLPEDAVYAMGENTGDGRPLRADQNYVLHFDKDQVPDVRAFWSLTLYDEQGYLAANPINRYAVRGERLRTNPDGSIDIYIQRENPGSGRESNWLPMPADGQASLVLRLYWPSEQIVDGNWNPPAVTRAG